In Colletotrichum higginsianum IMI 349063 chromosome 1, whole genome shotgun sequence, the DNA window CGCAGTGAGGGCATCCGTTACTATGCCTTCTCGCTCTGCTCGACATCGCTCGCTACGAAAATTGAAGCCTTCGGTAGAGAGCCCGTCGCATCATCTTTGCTGGGCGCGTTTCTCAGTGGTCGGGTTCGTAACGCGAGCACCGCGGCAGTGCATCATCTTGCTTGTCTTgctcccttccccccttccccccttgcTGGTGGATTCTCTTGCGAGGTGGGAcaggaggccaaggcagATGGCGTCGATGCAGTCAAGCGAGTGAAGAATTGCTTGTTGCTCCCTCAACCAGGCATGCTAAGATTGGCAGCCGCGAtggaagagaaaaggaacGCGTCCCAAGGGAACACGAAGACCGTCTCATAGTCGCAGATCTCAACTGGCAACCCGCCCCCACGGGAATATAGCACACGTGTAAGTGTGTCTCGTAGTTTCTCAGTCGGCCCTTTCAGACTTTGATCACCAACATTTTTAACTctgcagcttcttggccCATCTGCAGTCCATTGCCAATGCCAATGCTTGTTGCATCCACTCGTTTTCAGCACTGGGTCCCGCTGAGTGGCCCCTGCACAAACCTGCTGTCAAAGTACCGTATGTAAATAAGCGAATGCAACAAGGAAAGAGGAGAGGTGGGAGAGTTACGGTGTTATCTCTTATGTACTTCAATTTTCTGATGCACTCCACGGGTCGACTTCAGTCTCTCAATCCTCTGGAAGATATGCTTGTGTGGGTGGATTCTCAAGTCGTCACGACTTCAAAGACGGAAAATGAAAGAACGAGGAAATAGAGAAGACTCGTCGCCAGCACAGCCCTGCCATGCGTGGCATGACTGCATAGCGTGCCGTCCCACTGATTAAACCTTAACGGCCGGCCTGTGTCTATTTACTTTCTCTCTTACAGTCTTCATTTCACTGCTCGACGCCCTTCGAGAAGCATGCGATGCATCGCACAGTCTCGAAGACACGGACGGGCACTAGCGCAACAGCACACAACCACGGCACGAGGCACGAACATCACCGGCCGGCTGCTCAGACGCAGAGCCTCATCCGTCGCAAAGAGACTCACTCGGACTCCCAGTTCGTCTTCTCTTGCCTTCGTCCTTTACCTCCTCGGCCATATGCCTCGCTGTCTCTTGCTTGGCTCGCTCCTGTTCCGCCATGTCTGTAACACGGAATGCGAGTCTTGGGGCTTGGCGAGGCAGAGACGGTCACTAGGACACCCCATGGACGGTGGCAGAAGGGACAAAAGTGAGGCAGGAATCCTCCCTGAAGAATGAAACATACCACATAACTTTATCTGGACAAGGACTTGCTGGGGAAATTCCCCGGATGCCCCCAGCATCTTTCCTTGATTAGTTACCCATCGCTCGGTAGCCCCGGGGATCGTCAGAAGGAATTTTGGCACCCTTCCCGAACGATAGAGTCCGTCTCGGCCTGTCTGCCAACTCGGCGTTGGGCCATGATCGCCAGGCAAGCCCCTACGAGTCAAGCACGCTGTTTCAGAAGACacctcgatggcggcctaTGTTGCAACGCAGTGCCTCTTTGCCGGTTTCCCTCTTTGATGCTCCTTTGTCGCAGAACGGCCGCCGTATCCCCAAAAGCCTCTCGGTCGGGTCGGTCTATGCtcgcttttcttcttcttctttctcggTGGGCGCCACCATCTTCCGCGGCTATCTTAATCGGAACTTCGACACCGTCGTGCCCAACAATTACAGCATGCCGCCCGGGACGATCAATAGTGCGAGTGTCTACCCAATCAGTCTGGCCGACTTTGACCTGTACTCTTCCCACAAAATTGCGTCCGGGCCTATGGATCGCTTGGACATGGTGACATTCCGCGCTCACCTCCTGAGTACTTAGGGATACAACATACAGTCAATAATAAAATGTCTACTCAACTACACAATATTGTGACAGACAAGCCAAGGCGCAACCTGTCAAACTTTGTCTCATCACTACCTGTTTTTCGAGCAGCTGCAAGTCGAAATGAGCAGCGCCCCCTCTCTGGATTCGGAAACAAACCCCGACAAACTTTGACGGCTCTTTCATCATCAGCTCATTTCGTAGTTCCCATCCATCAAACCCAATTCTAATCCCATTCAACTGCAATACAGTGCGAAGGACGGGTCAGATGCGCTTACTCCAGCGCCAATGCCTAAGCCTCTCGAGACTCACGTACACATGCGAACCCCTGTATCTCATGTTGActgcccctcctcttccttctgcGCCCCTGCGTCTCCGCCAATCCAACGCAAGGCTGATGGCATGAGGGCAACCTGGTGCAACGGACCAGCTGCTGGCCCCGGCCGGGCACCAGTGGGCAGCTAGGATGCGATGCATGTACCCGCAGCTTTCTTAGCTCTGCCACGCTGCCACTGGTGCTTGATTTTCATTCATTTCCGCCGCTgcccccccaccaccaccgcagGGTTGGCTCATCCTTTCTGCATTCGTCCCAAGTGTTGAGTTTCTGGCTCCCGAACCCAGGCCGAAGAGGTGAGACAGCGCAGTGAGGCATCAAACCGCGGGTTTCGAGACGTGCTCACTTGGCAATAGCAAGGAGAAGGTTCATTTCGTCTAGTGTCGACACTCGATGATGTCAACAACGATCAAGAGTCGCGAGATTCCCTTACCCTCCTCACAAATCAATCGACGGTCTGATCGCCATCACACGTGTATATTTGCCCGTCGTGGCTACGCCGCACAATTGCCAGACATAAGACCAAACAAATGGCCCCAATGGCCGCCAACCAGGCTTGGGTCATGAATAAGACGCACCCCTGACTCCTGCGCAACCAAACCTTTTGCGCGAGAATGGGGCGATGGGGTTTCCAACGCGGAGAGAGGCCCTCCACGTGCTGCACCAGACGAGGAAGTCCGAACAGAGCGGTGGACAGTTGAGGCCGCCGAAGAGAcagaagaagggaaagggggatAAATAAATGAActagaagaagaaaaggaagaaaataCGGATGCATGGATTCAAAAAGAGGTGATGAGGAAGGTCATGGCCATGACTGGTTATCCATCATCCACATCCAGCAGCTTTGGATCCAGGCGCGACTAGACAGGCCTGGGGAGGCTTGGGGAGCCGGGCACAAGCCCACCAGGCCAGGGGGCCCTTTGACATTCTGGGCCGGTCCGGGGGGGCTGCTCTGCTTCGTGCAAGGATTTGAAGAACAGTGCCCATGACTATCTGCGCTAACTGTCCTGGCCGGGGAAACTTGACCGGCTCCACGTCCAAAGCCCatctcgccggcctggaaGACCATGGCCCCAGCCGATGCCCAATTGGCAATCGCTGCTCATCAGACACATCAGTCCAGGCCGCCACTTATGTGTGCTAAGTGCTCTACACTGCCCCTTcctcccttcttctcttttgaTTGAACGCCCGCCTCCTGTTTGACTTGCATGTTTACTGAAGCGATGGGGGTTTCTCGCCGACGTAAGTCATTGGCGCCCTACCCGCGTCCAAGTCACAGACGGACGAGCGGCGGTGGATACGACTGAGACTCGCGAGAGCGGGAGAGACAGCAAGATgtggaaagggaaaaaaaatTAGAAAGGGACCCCTGAAGCTGGGGAAAAGCAGCCCCATCATCTCAGTCGGGTTCTATTTGATGCTAAGGGAATGGAGGGGCAGTGCCCAGCACGTACGGATACCGGGCGTCCAGAGGTAACTCGCCGGTTCCCTAATGGGGTTTGGGGGCCGCTGTCGTGCCCGCGTTGCATCTGTTCGCTGTTGGAGAAATTGGTTcaaaaaaataaaaaaccCCTACATCCGAGCCGACTTTTTCTCGCTTCAAAAAGACCCGAGCTCAAGGTGCGGGTGTCAGAAATGGAATAAAAGACCTCGTTTCTTTCTGTTGGTACCTGCCAGAGTAGCGTATCCGCTTTAGAGGGCGAGATCACTCGCATCCaccaggtacctacctacctgcctacaTCGTAGTTACTGTTGCTTGTCGTCGCTACCAGGATACGAACTCCACGACCCTGACATTACCTCCACCCCCTTGCCCTGCTCGGCCTTACCCTCCTTACCTTTTTGCGTACGTATCCTCTTTTtgctaggtacctaccttgAGGTGGGAGAGAAGGGACTCCTACCCCCCCTTCGTCGACCGGCCATTTCTCTTGAGCTCGTGCGACTTGCAGATTCTCTCCATAAGCCTCACTTTCCTCCGTCTTGTCCTCGTAGCGTGTTGGCTTGGAAGCCTGTACTCTCGCATTCTGTCTTTCTCCGTCTAACCCTCGCTAGAGACAGAGATCAGGACCTTCTGTTGTTTCTCGGCTGCGCAGCAGTCTCACCGCCACGGTTCCACCCCAAACGTCCAACCAGAGACATTCCCATCGCTCGCAATATTCTGTCTGCCACTCCTGCACTCGCTCTCACCTTGGCCTTTGCGACAACGTTCCCGATATCATCTCGCCACTCTCTTTCGCAGGCGGCGCACACCGCACTCAAAAACCCAACAGCCGTTGATCATCCTCGCCCATCGCAATGGCTCCCCTGACAAAAGCAGCTGCCAAcggcgttgctgctgcctccgccgccaaTGGCGAAGTCAATTATGAGCCCATCAATGTCATTATTCCTATCGGCGGCATTGGCTCCCGCTTCGCAAAGGAAGGCTACCGCTACCCGAAGCCCCTCATCAACATCGTCGGCCGGCCCATGCTGCTGTGGCTCATTGACAACCTGAGCCTCAAGCCCGGCGACACCCTGTGGATGGCCATCAACGaagaggtcgacgacgagtttAGAATCGGCCAGCTCGTGAGCAAGACCTTCTCCAAGATCGACTTCAGGCTGCTGCGCTTGCGCCATCAGACCAAGGGTGCCAGCGAGACGGTAAGTTCAAGTTACCCCCCTGCTTCCGAACTCTCCCTCGTCGCACACTTGGCCAACCGACGAGGGGCAATGCCAACGTGGGGGAGCGCATCGCTGACCGGCCCCCGCCCCTGCAGCTCTACATCGTCACACAGAGCATGACCAAGAAGCATCTCGAGCGCAAGACGGTTTCCCTTGACTGCGACACCATCTACTGGGCCGATGTCCTCCAGGACATTCGCAACATGCCCAAGGGCCATGGCGGCTGCTTCTACTTCCCCGATGTCGGCGACAAGCCCATTTTCTCATACATCAAGACGGAGCCTACCAAGTAAGTAAAGCAGGGGGAGCGCGGCACGGGAGTTCTCTCGTCCCCCAAGAACATGCCTAACAGAGTGCCTTGATAGGGACGGCTTGGAGCGCATCGTCGATAtccaggagaagaaggctaTTTCCAACAAGGCGAACACGGGCGCATACGTCTTCCCCTCTGCCGGTCAGCTCAAGTCGTGGGCGGCTGAGAACCTCGACATGAAGAGACCCGACGGCTCCGAGGTGGGCGAGTACTACACCTCGCAGATGATCGCTCTCATGATCCAGAACGGTGTCCCCTACCTGGGCATGCCCGTTAGCACCAAGGATTTCAGCGTTGTCGGCACGCCAGAGCAGCTCAAGGACCTCTTGAAGCTGCTGAAGACAGACACATCGAACCTTCCCATCAAGCTGAAGAAACGCCGCTTCtgcttcgacctcgacatgACCTTGGTCGGCGTCCCCGCCGTGGCCGGGGACTACTCCACCTGCCCTCCCATTGAGAAGAACATCCGTCTTGTGCAGCAGCTGTACAACGCAGGCCACTACATTATCATTGTAAGTCGGGCCTTGGCATTTGGCGAAGCAGAGAGAAGAATGCTTGTCCAGGGGGGATGAAAGAAGAGACTCGCTGACTTCATATCCAGCAAACGGCCCGTCGCATGCGGACACATCACGGAAACCTGGGTTCCGTCCTTGCGGATGTTGGCCCTGTCACATTTGCCCAGTTGGCCAAGTACGAAATTCCTTATCACGACATCCACTTCGGCAAGCCTTATGCCGACGTCTACGTTGATGATCTGGCAGTCAATGCCAACTTGGATACCATGCGTGAAATTGGCTGGCTTCTGGACGAGCACGACCCCGCCGCACTGATTGGGCCCGATGCCGGAACTGCAGaggaggcgaagaaggccggcaTGATCGCTGCGCGCGACTTCAACACCATCCAGATCATCGGCGACAAGGTGATCAAGTCGAGCAAGTCGGAGAacatcctcggcgagctcttCTTCTACTCCCACATGCCCGCCGAGATCGCTCACATCTTCCCCACCGTTTACAACGTCGACTACATCCCCGACACGACCACGTACAACATCACCATGGAGAACCGCCGTGGCTTGACCTTCTCCCACCTTCTGGTCGGTCGCTCGATTACAAAGGGCCGCCTCATCTCCTTGTTGAAGGCTCTCCACTCTGTTCACACTACGGCCAGCACCGACAAGGCTACCCTCAACATCCCCAGCGCTCTGGAGAAGAAGTTTGAGGAGCACTCCCTGGCGCGGGCGAACCACCGTGTCAACATTTACGCAAACTACGGCTCGAAGCTCCGCTCTCGGTACTACCAGCACCAGGAGAAATACGATGCTCTCGGTCCCCTTGCCGCGTCCCTATTCGCCCGTATCAACGAGTTCCTCGACACGTACGAGGCTGAGGAGAAGGGCGTGCACGCTCAGGTTATCCACGGTGACCCCGTCTTCAGTAACGCCATTCTCtccaaggacgagaagctcgtcaGCTTCATCGACGTGCGCTGCCAGCTCGAGAACACTCTGACCCCCGAGGGTGACATCCACTACGATCTCGGCAAGGTTTTGCAGTCCCTCTGCGGCTACGATCACATTCTCTTCATGAGCGCTAACAATCACGACCTGCGCGGCGCCCTGGACGTTGACCAACCCCTTCTCGATGAGGCCGACTCGGACCTCCTTGAGAATCTGCAGGAGTACTTCTTCACCTTCCTCGAGGAGACGTATTCTGTGCGCCTGCACCGCAAGACTCTCTTCCGCATCACtgcctccctcttctttaGTCTCATTCCTCTACACCGGCCGGAGCTGGGCGCCGTATTCCTGCGCATGTGCAAGGAGACTCTCGACAAGGCGAGCAACATCAACTACGGCCCCGGTGCGCGCTCTACGGCAGGCGTCACGCTCAGCCGGCGGGCGAGCTCCAACTTTGGCTCCGATGAGAAGGCCCGCGAGATGCCTATCGTTTCCGGCAAGGGGGAGAATCTGTCCATCCCCAACGTCGTGGTCACGACGAAGCAGTAGATCTGCGATGACGGTGTCATGGGAGGTGGTGTTAACGCAATGTTTACGGTTCATGTTACACCGAACAAATCGAACCGGTAGGATACGACGGTGGGGGTGGAGTCGTTGTGTCGTGGGGCCAGAGCTCGCTGGGAAGGGAAAGCGGAGAGCTCATGTGGAGTCTCGTCGCATCAGCTCGATGTGGGAAAATATCATTTGCTAGATTTGCGCCGTGGTTTTTTTAGGGACAAGGAAAGCGTTTCGTCGGTCGTCGGGTTGTAACGTTATTTTACTCTCAAGTCTACGAAGCTCATGTACGACCATATCAAGAAATCACATTACTTTGTAAGGAACTTTGCATGTGCCTGCCCCAATGACATGGTCAAAGTTCGAAGATGCTGCGTTGATGTTGCAGATGCGCAGGCCGGACACATATGAGCAGCTTGATACTGACTGAGCCAACCTCAATGGGCTATCCACGAGTTCTCGTGGCCCTCgcccccctcttccctcctctcGTCTGAGATATGGTGTGTCAATATGTTGGCTTTGAGTCGAGAGAAGGACAAGAGAAGACAAATGGGGAAACGGAAATGCGTTGAGGTTCTCACTCTCGAATGATGGGTTCAtcgggcttcttcttcccatCTTGCCGGAACCaacgccgccctctccgttTTCGCTGCCTCTGTCCCTCGGGACTTggcagggagggggggaagaagtCCGCCCATCTGGACGTGTGGGAGTCTTTTGGCGCAAAGGACCCAGGCAGGCTCCCCGGTAGGACCTCGAaacggacggcggcgatcgCTTTGGGTCCCGCCGACGAAGACCGCCGATCGAGAGAAAATGCGCCATGCGACGGTGGTATGGATACCCACAAAGATCGacgagcccccccccccccccccccggagTCGTGTCTGGTCGGGGGGACCCCCAACGGCCCCGTACGTGTCCTTCCAAAGACCACACAACCAAGACAAGACAGAAACCCCCAAACGGAAacgggggaaggggaaggcaTGGGAAGACAAATGCTCGCTCGACCCGTCCCAGACGTTACGGGGCCCGTCCGGGACCGGGCATCATCAACGGACCCGCACTGAGCCCAAAAGCCTCGGCGCCTTCTATTGCGTCGGCCCGGATGGGAGGCCTGCTTTTTCTCCGACCTGGCAGGTCCTCTCTCATCGAGTTGCTGGAACTGTCCCGGACCCCAGACAGCACACTGTCAAGGACGTCCTCATTGAAAACGACGTAACTAGTTTGCACAAACGCCCGTTCAATTGTCTTGCCCAGATGAACAACATTCTGTATTTTTGGCATTATTTCCTTGGTCATTTATTTCAACCGACATGCCCATGTTTCgcccctttctcttttgcCCCACATCATCAGTCACAAGCCGTGGAAACACGGCATAACATCATCATAGTTCACAATCAGCAGACCGAAGGAGAAAAAGGTGAGGAAAGGCAACGTTCGCTATCTAGTTGAAACTGGCCTCTGCCACCAGCTCACCCAAGCCGCGGCTACCATGTCGCACTGATTGAGGCCATGATAGATATGACCCGGAACTAGTAGACCTGAAAAATCCTCCAGTGAACGAACCATGAGCAGTTTCTCATCCTCCCACTGCCATCGTTTTCGTCTCTCCTTTATATCCGCCCCCAGTATCGTCCCTCCCCTTCAGTCATCAACCCGCCCATGTACTCCATTGCTCATCCTTTGGCGTTCTGATTAGATGTACCACATAGTGCCCTTGAACATCTCCGTAGCTTGAGGATCGGCGTccggaccgccgccgcccagagGCAGGAGCTGCATGGCCTCGGTGGGTCGCTCGTTCTCGAACATAGACTGGCCACGAGCACCATACTCCTCAACCA includes these proteins:
- a CDS encoding Capsule biosynthesis phosphatase, which encodes MAPLTKAAANGVAAASAANGEVNYEPINVIIPIGGIGSRFAKEGYRYPKPLINIVGRPMLLWLIDNLSLKPGDTLWMAINEEVDDEFRIGQLVSKTFSKIDFRLLRLRHQTKGASETLYIVTQSMTKKHLERKTVSLDCDTIYWADVLQDIRNMPKGHGGCFYFPDVGDKPIFSYIKTEPTKDGLERIVDIQEKKAISNKANTGAYVFPSAGQLKSWAAENLDMKRPDGSEVGEYYTSQMIALMIQNGVPYLGMPVSTKDFSVVGTPEQLKDLLKLLKTDTSNLPIKLKKRRFCFDLDMTLVGVPAVAGDYSTCPPIEKNIRLVQQLYNAGHYIIIQTARRMRTHHGNLGSVLADVGPVTFAQLAKYEIPYHDIHFGKPYADVYVDDLAVNANLDTMREIGWLLDEHDPAALIGPDAGTAEEAKKAGMIAARDFNTIQIIGDKVIKSSKSENILGELFFYSHMPAEIAHIFPTVYNVDYIPDTTTYNITMENRRGLTFSHLLVGRSITKGRLISLLKALHSVHTTASTDKATLNIPSALEKKFEEHSLARANHRVNIYANYGSKLRSRYYQHQEKYDALGPLAASLFARINEFLDTYEAEEKGVHAQVIHGDPVFSNAILSKDEKLVSFIDVRCQLENTLTPEGDIHYDLGKVLQSLCGYDHILFMSANNHDLRGALDVDQPLLDEADSDLLENLQEYFFTFLEETYSVRLHRKTLFRITASLFFSLIPLHRPELGAVFLRMCKETLDKASNINYGPGARSTAGVTLSRRASSNFGSDEKAREMPIVSGKGENLSIPNVVVTTKQ